In Lemur catta isolate mLemCat1 chromosome 1, mLemCat1.pri, whole genome shotgun sequence, one DNA window encodes the following:
- the LOC123630543 gene encoding cell surface glycoprotein CD200 receptor 1-like produces MLYPWRTADLGLLLILTVFLGAASSSSNMDGKEMTQNYSTPLPEVNTSLSVVMDTNAVLHCPRTLTRVVLTRWEIILRDKPSCTKAHRSDTNETKEINCTDDRITWASRPSQNPDLQIAPVAVTHDGYYRCVMVTPDGNFNHNYHLQVLVSPEATLSLSRNRTAVCKAVAGKPAAQISWTPEGDDCVTEQEYWGNGTVTVQSTCSWEVPDVTTVACSVSHLTGNRSLCIELLPGTKHSEKSYILYIILPILILIVVGSIWFLKFNGCRKCKLNKREATPVVEDEMEPYASYTEKNNPLYDTTNKVKMSQELQNEVDCTGLHTL; encoded by the exons CTTCAAGTAGTTCAAATATGGATGGAAAGGAGATGACACAGAACTATTCAACACCTCTCCCAGAAG ttAACACTTCACTGTCTGTGGTGATGGACACCAACGCTGTGCTCCACTGTCCTCGTACACTGACAAGAGTGGTGCTAACAAGATGGGAAATAATCCTCAGGGACAAGCCTTCCTGCACAAAAGCTCACAGGAGCGACACAAATGAGACCAAGGAAATCAACTGTACTGATGACAGAATAACCTGGGCCTCCAGACCCAGTCAGAATCCTGACCTTCAAATTGCTCCAGTGGCCGTCACTCATGATGGGTATTACAGGTGTGTGATGGTGACACCTGATGGGAATTTCAATCATAATTATCACCTCCAAGTGTTAG TTTCCCCTGAAGCGACCCTGTCTCTAAGCAGGAATAGAACTGCGGTGTGCAAGGCAGTGGCGGGGAAGCCAGCTGCACAGATCTCCTGGACCCCAGAGGGGGATGACTGTGTCACTGAGCAAGAATATTGGGGCAATGGCACAGTGACTGTCCAGAGCACATGCTCCTGGGAGGTCCCCGATGTGACTACTGTGGCCTGCTCTGTCTCCCATTTGACTGGCAACAGGAGTCTGTGCATAGAGCTGCTTCCTG GTACCAAACATTCAGAAAAATCATATATTCTATATATCATCCTTCCTATTCTTATTTTGATCGTCGTGGGATCCATTTGGTTTTTGAAATTCAATGGCTGCAG aaaatgtaaattgAATAAAAGGGAAGCTACTCCAGTTGTTGAG GATGAAATGGAACCCTATGCTAGCTACACGGAGAAGAATAATCCACTCTATGATACTACAAACAAGGTGAAGATGTCTCAGGAATTACAAAATGAAGTTGATTGCACAGGCCTCCATACTTTATAA